One Bacillota bacterium genomic region harbors:
- the prfA gene encoding peptide chain release factor 1, translated as MFAKLDHLEAKYEELNRLISDPAVLQDQERWRGYVKGHAEIIDVVAVYREYKRVAAEMEGARQMLRDEQDAEMRALAESEVEVLRERSDELMRRLRVLLLPKDPNDEKNVIIEIRAGTGGEEAALFAGDLLRMYLRYAERRGWRAEMLNVNETDLGGIKEAIVLLEGRGAYSELKFESGVHRVQRVPATESGGRIHTSAATVAVLPEAEEVDVEIRPEELRVDVFCSTGPGGQSVNTTQSAVRVTHLPTGIVVSCQDEKSQHKNRDKAMKVLRARLLDKAQQEQQEQIASSRKTQVGTGDRSERIRTYNFPQNRVSDHRLNLTLYRLEEVLQGDLHEFVSALITSDQAEKLKSLD; from the coding sequence ATGTTCGCCAAGTTGGACCATCTGGAAGCGAAATACGAGGAACTCAATAGGCTGATTTCCGACCCGGCGGTGCTCCAGGACCAGGAGCGCTGGCGGGGCTACGTGAAGGGCCACGCCGAGATCATTGATGTGGTCGCCGTCTACCGGGAATACAAGCGGGTGGCCGCCGAGATGGAAGGCGCGCGGCAGATGCTCCGGGACGAGCAGGACGCCGAGATGCGCGCATTGGCCGAGAGCGAGGTCGAGGTGCTGCGGGAGCGGTCGGACGAGCTGATGCGGCGCCTGCGCGTTCTTTTGCTGCCGAAGGACCCGAACGACGAGAAGAACGTCATCATCGAGATCCGGGCGGGCACGGGAGGGGAGGAGGCGGCCCTTTTCGCGGGGGACTTGTTGCGGATGTACCTGCGCTACGCCGAGCGCCGGGGCTGGCGGGCCGAAATGTTGAACGTCAACGAGACCGACCTTGGGGGGATCAAGGAGGCGATCGTCCTGCTGGAGGGCCGGGGGGCCTACAGCGAGTTGAAGTTCGAAAGCGGCGTCCACCGGGTGCAGCGGGTGCCGGCCACCGAATCGGGCGGGCGGATTCACACCTCGGCGGCCACCGTCGCCGTGCTGCCGGAGGCCGAGGAAGTGGACGTGGAAATCCGGCCGGAGGAACTGCGGGTCGACGTGTTCTGTTCCACCGGCCCCGGGGGCCAGTCGGTGAACACCACCCAGTCGGCGGTGCGGGTCACCCATCTGCCCACCGGCATCGTGGTCAGTTGCCAGGACGAGAAGTCGCAGCACAAGAACCGGGACAAGGCGATGAAGGTGCTGCGGGCGCGGCTCCTGGACAAGGCGCAGCAGGAGCAGCAGGAGCAGATCGCTTCGAGCCGGAAGACCCAGGTCGGCACGGGCGACCGGAGCGAGCGGATCCGAACGTACAACTTCCCGCAGAACCGGGTGAGCGACCACCGCCTGAACCTGACCCTCTACCGCTTGGAAGAAGTGCTGCAGGGCGACCTGCACGAGTTCGTCAGCGCCCTCATCACCAGCGACCAGGCCGAAAAACTCAAATCCCTCGACTAA
- a CDS encoding proton-conducting transporter membrane subunit, producing the protein MQAEVVFSVAPLVAVLISLAAAGLILFCDRRPDLREGVTMVAAAAKFAVVLSMLPAVLGGAVVETAPLDIAKGIALHFRVDAFGLLFALLASCLWIITSVYSIGYMRSLKYGHQTGYFASFAVCLSAAAGIAMSGNLLTFFIFYEILTIATYPLVIHRRNAAAVSGGREYLVYLLLAGQVLFIAVAWAHCLAPGAAFTPGGFLADTGASVLALQVLFVLFMVGVGVKAAVIPLHGWLPTAMVAPTPVSALLHAVAVVKAGAFAVVRVTGFVFGPELMGELGVGVILAWLAAATIIFASLRALSEDHLKRRLAYSTVSQLSYVVLGAALATPAAMLGAMFHIVAHAFMKITLFFCAGAIYATTHKEYIRELDGLGRRMPYTMGAFAAAALAITGMPLLVGFISKWNLGVGAVQAGQPVFIAVLIGSALLNAAYFFPIVYRAYFGRAGEEAAVAGGEAKPSMLVPLLITAAAALVLGVLPNLGLQFYTLAQMAAAAVAGGAPGPAGGGM; encoded by the coding sequence ATGCAGGCTGAAGTTGTGTTCTCCGTAGCGCCCCTGGTGGCCGTGCTCATCTCCCTGGCCGCCGCCGGGCTGATCCTGTTCTGCGACCGGCGTCCGGACCTGCGGGAGGGCGTGACCATGGTCGCGGCGGCGGCCAAGTTCGCCGTCGTCCTGTCCATGCTGCCGGCGGTCCTCGGCGGGGCGGTGGTGGAGACGGCGCCGCTCGACATCGCCAAGGGCATCGCCCTGCACTTCCGGGTGGACGCCTTCGGCCTGCTGTTTGCCCTGCTGGCCTCATGCTTGTGGATTATCACTTCGGTGTACTCCATCGGGTACATGCGTTCCCTGAAATACGGACACCAGACCGGCTATTTCGCCAGTTTCGCCGTGTGCCTCTCGGCGGCGGCGGGTATCGCCATGTCCGGCAACCTGCTGACGTTCTTCATCTTCTACGAAATCCTGACCATCGCCACCTACCCGCTGGTCATTCACCGGCGGAACGCGGCGGCGGTGTCCGGGGGCCGGGAGTATCTGGTGTACCTGCTTCTGGCCGGTCAGGTGCTCTTCATCGCCGTGGCTTGGGCCCACTGCCTGGCGCCCGGCGCCGCGTTCACCCCGGGCGGGTTCCTGGCGGACACCGGGGCGTCGGTGCTGGCGCTGCAGGTGTTGTTCGTGCTGTTCATGGTCGGGGTGGGCGTGAAGGCGGCCGTCATCCCTTTGCACGGCTGGCTGCCGACGGCGATGGTGGCGCCCACACCGGTGAGCGCCCTGCTGCACGCGGTGGCGGTCGTGAAAGCGGGGGCGTTCGCGGTGGTGCGGGTGACCGGCTTCGTGTTCGGGCCGGAACTGATGGGTGAGTTGGGCGTGGGCGTGATCCTGGCCTGGCTCGCGGCGGCGACGATCATCTTCGCCTCGCTGCGGGCGCTGTCCGAGGACCACTTAAAGCGGCGGCTCGCCTACTCGACCGTCAGTCAACTGTCGTACGTGGTGCTGGGCGCCGCCCTGGCCACGCCAGCGGCGATGCTGGGGGCGATGTTCCACATCGTGGCCCACGCCTTTATGAAGATCACCCTGTTCTTCTGCGCCGGGGCGATCTACGCCACCACCCACAAGGAATATATCCGGGAGCTGGACGGGCTGGGCCGGCGGATGCCGTACACCATGGGCGCCTTCGCGGCCGCCGCGCTGGCCATCACCGGCATGCCGCTTCTGGTTGGGTTCATCAGCAAATGGAACCTGGGCGTCGGCGCGGTCCAGGCCGGGCAACCGGTGTTCATCGCCGTGCTGATCGGCAGCGCGCTCCTTAATGCCGCCTACTTCTTCCCGATCGTGTACCGCGCCTATTTCGGGCGGGCCGGGGAAGAGGCGGCGGTGGCGGGCGGGGAGGCGAAGCCGAGCATGCTGGTGCCGCTTTTGATCACCGCGGCGGCGGCGCTGGTGCTGGGCGTGCTTCCGAACCTCGGCCTGCAGTTCTACACGCTGGCCCAGATGGCGGCCGCGGCCGTGGCGGGCGGCGCCCCGGGTCCGGCCGGAGGGGGAATGTGA
- the rpmE gene encoding 50S ribosomal protein L31 yields the protein MKEKLHPGYQKAKIVCVCGAQFEVGSTRKEMRVDICSKCHPFYTGQQRTVETHGRADKFRRKYGLTK from the coding sequence ATGAAGGAAAAGCTTCACCCGGGCTACCAGAAGGCCAAGATAGTGTGTGTGTGCGGGGCGCAGTTCGAGGTTGGGTCCACCAGGAAGGAAATGCGCGTGGATATCTGCTCGAAGTGTCACCCCTTTTATACCGGCCAGCAGCGCACGGTGGAGACCCACGGCCGGGCCGACAAGTTCCGCCGCAAGTACGGGCTCACTAAGTAG
- the mnhG gene encoding monovalent cation/H(+) antiporter subunit G, whose product MTYVAAALMLAGFFLLLVGTIGVLRLPDFFTRLHAVGKCDTLGMLLFIAGLMVYEGLSLIALKLAFIWVFLAIANPTATHIFSRAAYRAGLKPWTRGKEEAG is encoded by the coding sequence ATGACTTATGTGGCCGCTGCCCTGATGCTGGCCGGGTTTTTTCTGCTGCTGGTGGGGACCATCGGTGTGCTGCGCCTCCCCGACTTCTTCACCCGCCTGCACGCCGTGGGCAAGTGCGACACCCTGGGGATGCTCTTGTTTATCGCCGGGCTGATGGTTTACGAAGGATTGAGCCTTATTGCCCTGAAGCTTGCGTTCATCTGGGTTTTCTTGGCCATCGCCAATCCCACGGCGACCCACATCTTCAGCCGCGCGGCCTACCGCGCCGGCCTGAAGCCGTGGACCCGCGGCAAGGAGGAAGCCGGCTGA
- a CDS encoding PIN domain-containing protein, with translation MKILIDTNVIIDYLADRAPFADHSEQVLALCESGEVDGLVTANAVTDIYYVMRKVAGREKTLEAIQTLCSILDIADVGKADILNAMELDMPDYEDALAAQCAKRNKADCIVTRDVTGYANSPVPAKEPAAFLKQFGASTGGHSEEVS, from the coding sequence GTGAAAATTCTAATTGACACCAACGTCATCATTGATTACCTTGCCGACCGGGCACCCTTCGCGGATCATTCCGAACAGGTGCTGGCTCTCTGCGAGAGCGGAGAGGTCGACGGTTTGGTTACGGCCAACGCAGTTACCGACATCTACTACGTGATGCGCAAGGTGGCCGGGAGAGAAAAAACGCTGGAAGCCATCCAGACGCTCTGTTCCATCTTGGATATTGCGGACGTAGGGAAAGCCGATATCCTGAACGCGATGGAACTTGATATGCCCGACTATGAGGATGCTCTGGCCGCACAGTGTGCAAAGCGTAACAAGGCCGACTGCATCGTCACGCGTGATGTCACCGGCTACGCCAACTCGCCGGTTCCGGCAAAAGAACCGGCTGCCTTCCTGAAACAATTTGGGGCGTCCACCGGGGGTCATAGCGAGGAGGTCAGCTGA
- a CDS encoding MnhB domain-containing protein, with protein sequence MRRGFGGIVLNMAFRLLLPFIIVFAVAVLVHGHYSPGGGFQAGALLGVAVILVQLVQGQDAKWVGRRDAVTLSCIGALIYLGIGTLSFFWGGNFLDYGVIPVEATAAKARALGILGIEVGVTLAVMGVTIIMFDSLTRERGEE encoded by the coding sequence ATGCGCAGGGGATTCGGCGGTATCGTCCTGAACATGGCTTTTCGTTTGCTGCTGCCCTTCATCATTGTGTTCGCCGTCGCCGTCCTGGTGCACGGCCACTACAGCCCCGGCGGGGGCTTCCAGGCCGGGGCGCTCCTGGGCGTGGCGGTGATTCTCGTCCAGCTCGTCCAGGGCCAGGACGCCAAGTGGGTGGGCCGCCGGGACGCGGTGACCCTCTCCTGCATCGGCGCCTTGATTTACCTGGGTATCGGCACGCTCTCCTTCTTTTGGGGCGGCAATTTTCTGGACTACGGGGTGATCCCCGTGGAGGCGACGGCGGCCAAGGCCCGCGCGCTGGGCATCCTGGGCATTGAAGTCGGGGTCACCCTGGCGGTGATGGGGGTCACGATCATCATGTTCGACTCGCTGACCCGGGAGAGGGGAGAAGAGTAG
- a CDS encoding type II toxin-antitoxin system prevent-host-death family antitoxin codes for MRVSATEFKMNMGKYIERAAVEDIIITRNGKDVALLTNVEGKKKDALKSLRGIIKGAELTCGQIREERLGRYRENSN; via the coding sequence ATGCGTGTGTCAGCCACCGAATTCAAGATGAACATGGGCAAGTATATCGAGCGCGCCGCCGTTGAGGACATCATCATCACCCGCAACGGAAAGGATGTTGCGCTCCTCACAAACGTCGAGGGCAAAAAGAAAGACGCGCTCAAATCCCTGCGCGGCATTATAAAGGGTGCCGAACTCACCTGCGGCCAAATCCGCGAGGAAAGGTTGGGCAGGTACCGTGAAAATTCTAATTGA
- a CDS encoding DUF1385 domain-containing protein encodes MKKPFSYGGQAVIEGVMMRGPRTWAVAVRCPDNTVEVETQAVETVTTRYPFLKWPLIRGTVVLVESLVIGVRALSFSATKAAGEEEKPISPLEMAFTIGLAFGLAILLFIVLPVFLAHLLTPLVEGRVGQNVIEGLLRVGAFLAYVAGVGLMPDIKRVFQYHGAEHKVINAYEAGSELSPEAVQRFSPLHPRCGTSFLLVVIVLKIFVFSFLATDPLWWRVSSRILLLPVVAGLAYELIKLTALYARFPLARLLLAPGLAVQRLTTREPDDDQVEVALTAFEAVRAREEGEEGEEGVAHDDSSSLMRG; translated from the coding sequence ATGAAAAAACCCTTCAGCTATGGGGGTCAGGCGGTCATCGAGGGCGTAATGATGCGGGGGCCCCGCACCTGGGCGGTCGCCGTCCGGTGCCCGGACAATACGGTGGAGGTGGAGACCCAGGCGGTGGAAACGGTCACCACCCGGTACCCCTTTTTGAAGTGGCCGCTCATCCGGGGTACGGTGGTACTGGTGGAATCTTTGGTGATCGGCGTCCGCGCCTTGAGCTTTTCGGCCACTAAGGCGGCCGGCGAGGAGGAGAAACCCATCTCCCCGCTGGAGATGGCGTTCACCATCGGGCTGGCGTTCGGGCTGGCCATTCTGCTGTTCATCGTCCTGCCCGTGTTTTTGGCCCACCTCTTGACGCCGCTGGTGGAGGGGCGGGTCGGCCAGAACGTGATCGAGGGCCTGCTCCGGGTCGGCGCTTTTTTGGCCTACGTGGCGGGGGTCGGCCTGATGCCCGACATCAAGCGGGTGTTCCAGTACCACGGGGCCGAACACAAGGTCATCAACGCCTACGAGGCGGGGTCCGAACTGAGCCCCGAGGCGGTGCAGCGGTTCTCGCCCCTGCACCCGCGCTGCGGCACCAGCTTTTTGCTGGTGGTAATCGTGCTCAAGATCTTTGTTTTCAGCTTTTTGGCCACCGACCCCCTCTGGTGGCGCGTGTCCTCGCGGATACTGCTGCTGCCGGTGGTGGCCGGCCTGGCTTACGAGCTGATCAAGCTCACGGCCCTGTACGCCCGGTTTCCGTTGGCCAGGCTGTTGCTGGCGCCGGGGCTGGCGGTGCAGCGGCTGACCACGCGGGAGCCCGACGACGACCAGGTGGAAGTGGCCCTGACGGCCTTCGAGGCCGTGCGGGCAAGAGAAGAGGGAGAAGAGGGAGAAGAGGGAGTCGCTCACGATGATTCCTCGTCGCTCATGCGGGGATGA
- a CDS encoding hydrogenase subunit MbhD domain-containing protein has protein sequence MEIVQVVLLLVLIGCALVALGVTDLLVAVILFGSFSFASAILFALMNAVDVGFVEAIIGTVMSVIYISVLFGLERRSSR, from the coding sequence ATGGAAATTGTACAGGTGGTATTGCTGCTGGTCCTGATCGGCTGCGCCCTGGTGGCCCTGGGGGTGACCGACCTGCTGGTCGCCGTGATCCTTTTCGGGTCCTTCAGCTTCGCGTCGGCCATACTATTCGCCCTGATGAACGCGGTCGATGTCGGCTTTGTCGAGGCCATCATCGGGACGGTCATGAGTGTGATTTACATTTCCGTCCTGTTCGGCTTGGAGAGGAGGTCGTCCCGTTGA
- a CDS encoding Na(+)/H(+) antiporter subunit D has protein sequence MPMMHPSVFLAAGALLVLVLPAKWRHLGLLGGPVLAVPAVLGLQPGTVVPFPFLDFELQVLRVDALARVFGIVFAVTALLGAVYALHVKTRGEHAAALLYAAGSLGVVFAGDWLTLFLCWEVMAASSVFLIWFRGRPASLAAGFRYLLVHFLGGNLLLAGILLLMSQGSLTVTSLTGTGGPAYWLILAGVAINAAIVPLHAWLTDAYPEGTVTGSVFLSAFTTKVAVCVLIRVFPGTELLIWAGVVMALYGAVYALLENDARRLLAYSIISQVGYMVAAVGIGTELAINGATAHAYSHILYKALLFMGAGAVLYATGRSRLTELGGIARAMPAVVVLFMIGSLSISGVPLLNGFISKSLVVYASEASGLALVTLLLQLAGVGTFLHTGLKLPYLMFFGENRHGLRPAKLPLNMYAAMAGGAFLCTLYGVYPALLYAELPYPLAYEPFAASKVLAGVQLLLAAAAGFWLCRPGFGAEPAISLDFDWFYRKPAAALLGRTLHGMRGVKGTVEGWGAAFFRIAAPYVRNPLLVGVDLLRNTSYRAARRLDQDGWSGRVPYDENRHRFPTGFSVLWSLMFLGLMAVLLYTGVL, from the coding sequence ATGCCGATGATGCATCCTTCAGTATTCCTGGCGGCCGGGGCGCTATTGGTCCTGGTCCTGCCGGCCAAATGGCGCCACCTGGGCCTCCTGGGTGGGCCGGTATTGGCCGTGCCGGCGGTTTTGGGCCTCCAGCCGGGCACGGTCGTGCCTTTCCCGTTCCTGGACTTCGAGCTCCAGGTACTGCGCGTGGACGCCTTGGCCCGCGTGTTCGGGATTGTTTTCGCCGTGACGGCCCTCCTCGGGGCCGTATACGCGCTGCACGTGAAAACGCGGGGCGAGCACGCGGCGGCGCTTCTCTACGCCGCCGGTTCCCTGGGCGTGGTTTTCGCCGGCGATTGGCTGACGCTTTTCCTCTGCTGGGAAGTGATGGCCGCCTCGTCGGTGTTTTTGATCTGGTTCCGGGGGCGGCCCGCATCGCTGGCCGCGGGTTTTCGCTACCTTCTGGTGCACTTTTTGGGCGGGAACCTCTTGCTGGCCGGCATTCTGCTGCTGATGAGCCAGGGCAGCCTGACCGTGACCTCCCTGACGGGGACCGGCGGCCCGGCCTACTGGCTGATCCTGGCCGGGGTGGCCATCAACGCGGCGATCGTGCCCCTGCACGCCTGGCTGACCGACGCCTACCCCGAGGGCACCGTGACCGGCAGCGTTTTCTTAAGCGCCTTCACCACCAAGGTCGCCGTGTGCGTTTTGATCCGGGTGTTCCCCGGCACTGAACTTTTGATCTGGGCCGGCGTGGTTATGGCGCTCTACGGGGCGGTGTACGCCCTCCTGGAGAACGACGCCCGGCGCCTGCTGGCCTATTCCATCATCAGCCAGGTGGGGTACATGGTGGCCGCGGTCGGCATCGGCACGGAGTTGGCCATAAATGGCGCCACGGCCCACGCCTACAGCCACATCCTGTACAAGGCGCTCCTCTTTATGGGCGCCGGCGCGGTGCTCTACGCCACCGGCCGGAGCCGGCTCACCGAACTGGGGGGCATCGCCCGGGCGATGCCCGCGGTCGTGGTGCTGTTTATGATCGGCAGCCTCTCCATCTCCGGGGTGCCGCTTTTGAACGGGTTTATCAGCAAGTCGCTCGTGGTGTACGCGTCGGAGGCGAGCGGGCTGGCCCTGGTGACCCTGCTCCTGCAATTGGCCGGCGTGGGGACCTTCCTGCACACCGGGTTGAAGCTGCCGTACCTGATGTTCTTCGGCGAAAACCGCCATGGCTTGCGGCCGGCGAAACTGCCGCTGAACATGTACGCGGCCATGGCCGGCGGCGCTTTCTTGTGTACCCTTTACGGCGTTTACCCGGCGCTATTGTACGCCGAGCTGCCCTATCCGCTGGCCTACGAGCCGTTCGCGGCGTCCAAAGTGCTGGCCGGCGTGCAGCTTCTGCTGGCGGCCGCCGCGGGTTTCTGGCTTTGCCGGCCCGGATTCGGCGCCGAACCGGCTATTTCGCTTGATTTCGACTGGTTCTACCGCAAGCCGGCCGCCGCCCTGCTCGGGCGCACGCTCCACGGTATGCGCGGGGTCAAGGGCACGGTGGAGGGCTGGGGCGCGGCGTTTTTCCGGATTGCGGCCCCTTACGTGCGCAACCCGCTCCTGGTGGGGGTGGACCTGTTGCGGAACACCAGCTACCGGGCGGCCCGCCGACTTGACCAGGACGGCTGGAGCGGCCGGGTTCCCTACGATGAGAACCGGCACCGCTTCCCGACCGGGTTCAGCGTGCTCTGGAGCCTCATGTTCCTGGGCCTGATGGCGGTGCTCCTGTACACCGGGGTGCTGTAG
- a CDS encoding cation:proton antiporter subunit C, giving the protein MLGQYYHLLDHLAGYVSWWLIGVLFLIGLYGIIVKENLLKKIMALNVMQVAVILFFLNTAQKSGATLAVLLPGETAGAVDVYVNPLPHALMLTAIVVSLAVVGVAMALLIQVYRCYGSLEEPEVLRRMRK; this is encoded by the coding sequence ATGCTCGGCCAGTATTACCACTTGCTCGACCACCTCGCCGGCTACGTGAGCTGGTGGCTGATCGGGGTTCTTTTTTTGATCGGCCTCTACGGCATCATAGTAAAGGAAAACCTGCTGAAAAAGATCATGGCCTTGAACGTGATGCAGGTGGCCGTGATCCTGTTCTTTCTGAACACGGCGCAGAAATCCGGGGCCACGCTGGCGGTGCTGCTCCCCGGAGAGACGGCCGGCGCCGTGGACGTCTACGTTAATCCGCTGCCGCACGCCCTGATGCTCACCGCGATCGTGGTCAGCCTGGCGGTGGTGGGCGTGGCCATGGCCCTTTTGATCCAGGTGTACCGCTGCTACGGCAGCCTGGAGGAGCCCGAGGTGCTCAGGAGGATGCGCAAATGA
- the mbhE gene encoding hydrogen gas-evolving membrane-bound hydrogenase subunit E → MKRVTLFFLALIGGLFIYVSFDLPRVGDHQSPPAVHVSPRYIESAYEETGTRNMVSAVLADYRSFDTLGEVLVIVIAGLAIVSILSARGPHCPLDDH, encoded by the coding sequence TTGAAAAGGGTCACCCTGTTTTTCCTGGCGCTCATCGGCGGCCTCTTCATCTACGTCTCTTTCGACCTGCCCCGCGTGGGCGACCACCAGTCGCCGCCCGCGGTGCACGTTTCGCCGCGGTATATCGAATCGGCCTACGAGGAGACGGGCACGCGGAACATGGTCAGCGCGGTGCTGGCGGACTACCGCAGCTTCGATACGTTGGGCGAAGTGCTGGTCATCGTCATCGCCGGCCTGGCCATCGTCTCCATTCTCAGTGCCAGGGGACCGCACTGCCCGCTGGACGACCACTGA
- a CDS encoding monovalent cation/H+ antiporter subunit D family protein, whose translation MNQHLPILIVIIPLFVAMAARLSVRLSVPFTRGLVLAAALAVLACGAGALAETLARGEPWPYHVAGWPPPWGIELVIDPLSGGMVVLVAFFGLAALVYAGPYLQGRTPREQGSFYALFLLALAGLLGICVTGDLFNLFVFLEISSLAAYALIAFGGRRAIVAALRYLIIGTAAACFYLLGVGYLYAVTGSLNMADLAVLLPPLMDSPAVILAVVFIVAGLGVKTALFPLHGWLPDAYSYTPAPVLAFMAAVMTKVSAYALYRILYFVTEAAGPVSVTLEALGWMAAAGILFGSVMAIAQRDFWRMLAYSSVAQVGYIVLGLALGNVLALYGALLHVVSHSLVKGGLFFIAGGVSWETGVRRVPDFVGMAKKMPLTMAAFVVAAFSMIGLPPTLGFFSKWYLVLGCLEARAWGFAAVLVVSSLLTAVYFFRVIENAYLKGRPEAGAAGAEQPVRPRGRRFRLELPAGMLLPILVLSLGVAVLGLFNEQIISNVIHYALPWRLP comes from the coding sequence ATGAACCAACACCTCCCGATCCTCATCGTCATCATCCCCCTGTTCGTGGCCATGGCGGCGCGCCTGTCGGTCCGGCTGTCCGTTCCGTTCACCCGGGGCCTGGTCCTGGCGGCGGCACTGGCCGTGTTGGCCTGCGGGGCCGGGGCGCTGGCCGAAACTCTGGCCCGGGGGGAACCGTGGCCCTACCACGTGGCCGGTTGGCCGCCGCCCTGGGGCATCGAACTCGTCATCGATCCCCTGTCGGGCGGCATGGTCGTCCTGGTCGCTTTCTTCGGCCTGGCCGCCCTGGTGTATGCCGGGCCGTACCTGCAGGGCCGGACGCCGCGGGAGCAAGGGTCTTTCTACGCCCTTTTCCTGCTCGCCTTGGCCGGCCTCTTGGGTATCTGCGTCACCGGCGACCTCTTCAACCTGTTCGTGTTCCTGGAGATCTCTTCCCTGGCGGCGTACGCCCTGATCGCTTTCGGGGGGCGCCGGGCGATCGTGGCCGCCCTGCGCTACCTGATCATCGGCACGGCCGCCGCCTGTTTCTATCTCTTGGGGGTCGGCTACCTCTACGCGGTGACCGGCTCCCTGAACATGGCCGACCTGGCGGTACTGTTGCCGCCGCTTATGGATTCACCGGCGGTCATCCTGGCCGTGGTCTTCATCGTGGCCGGCCTGGGCGTCAAGACGGCGCTCTTCCCGCTCCACGGCTGGCTGCCGGACGCGTACAGCTACACGCCGGCCCCGGTGCTGGCCTTTATGGCCGCCGTGATGACCAAGGTGAGCGCGTACGCCCTGTACCGGATCCTGTACTTCGTGACCGAGGCCGCCGGACCGGTGTCCGTGACCCTGGAGGCGCTCGGGTGGATGGCGGCCGCGGGCATACTGTTCGGTTCGGTCATGGCCATCGCCCAGCGCGATTTCTGGCGGATGCTGGCCTATTCCAGCGTGGCCCAGGTGGGGTACATCGTTCTCGGGCTGGCGCTGGGCAACGTCTTGGCGCTGTACGGCGCGCTTCTGCACGTCGTCAGTCACTCGCTCGTGAAGGGCGGGCTCTTTTTCATCGCCGGGGGCGTCAGTTGGGAAACCGGTGTGCGGCGGGTGCCGGACTTCGTGGGCATGGCCAAAAAGATGCCGCTCACCATGGCCGCCTTTGTGGTCGCCGCGTTCTCCATGATCGGGTTGCCGCCCACGCTGGGGTTCTTCAGCAAGTGGTACCTGGTGCTGGGATGCCTGGAGGCGCGTGCCTGGGGGTTCGCCGCCGTGCTCGTCGTGAGCAGCCTTTTGACAGCGGTCTATTTCTTCCGGGTGATTGAGAACGCCTACCTGAAGGGCAGGCCGGAGGCGGGGGCGGCGGGGGCCGAACAGCCGGTCCGGCCGCGCGGGCGGCGGTTCAGGCTGGAGCTGCCGGCCGGCATGCTGCTGCCGATCCTGGTGTTGAGCCTGGGCGTGGCGGTCCTGGGCCTTTTCAACGAGCAGATCATCAGCAACGTGATCCACTACGCGCTGCCGTGGAGGTTGCCTTAA
- a CDS encoding AbrB/MazE/SpoVT family DNA-binding domain-containing protein, with amino-acid sequence MERKIISVSVRRQITIPQKYFEALGFNNEAECILQDGGIFIRPIREAGGGEFSEQILADLIAQGFSGSELLEKFKQQSKKVRPAVQKLIEEADAFAQSGAGKISVNELLGAEE; translated from the coding sequence ATGGAGCGTAAGATCATCAGCGTTTCGGTGAGACGCCAGATTACAATACCGCAGAAATACTTTGAGGCTTTAGGCTTTAACAATGAGGCCGAATGTATTTTGCAGGATGGCGGCATATTCATCAGGCCAATCCGTGAGGCGGGAGGCGGCGAGTTTTCAGAGCAGATTCTCGCTGATCTGATCGCACAGGGTTTTTCGGGCTCGGAGCTTTTGGAGAAATTCAAGCAGCAGAGCAAAAAGGTACGACCCGCCGTGCAGAAGCTGATAGAGGAAGCCGATGCTTTCGCGCAGAGCGGCGCCGGAAAAATATCTGTGAACGAGCTGCTCGGAGCAGAGGAATAG
- a CDS encoding monovalent cation/H+ antiporter complex subunit F, which translates to MHYFLLALIVAIGALNILVLFGRIIPGPTVFDRLVGMSIIGSNTIILFLLLGAVWERLDMVVDVALAYTVVGFITLLVLAKYFEGKSEEDAES; encoded by the coding sequence GTGCATTACTTTCTGCTGGCGCTTATCGTGGCCATCGGGGCCCTGAATATCCTGGTGCTCTTCGGCCGGATCATTCCGGGGCCGACCGTTTTCGACCGCCTGGTCGGGATGAGCATCATCGGCAGCAACACCATCATCCTGTTCCTGTTGCTGGGGGCCGTGTGGGAGCGGCTGGACATGGTGGTCGACGTGGCCCTGGCCTACACGGTGGTAGGGTTCATCACCCTGTTGGTGCTGGCCAAGTATTTCGAGGGCAAGAGCGAGGAGGATGCCGAATCATGA